TCGGAATGCTGGTCTGAAACGGATCGGTACGCGGAGCCTTTAGGTCGGTTATGGGGGCATTGGTATGCGACAATTCCCAGCCATCGCCCGACAGCGATACATGTTGCGCACCGGTTCGGGGCGTAATACGATACGGTTGCCAGAGTTTATTTTTCTCTTCGGCGAACGGATTATCGGGCGTTGATACCGCTGTTGTTCCTTGCGCTGAAACCCCGGTGGCGCTCAGCAACGTTACTAGGAGTAATAAGGAAATGTGTCTACTTTTCATCGTTAAAAGGCTAGGCTTATGGAAGCACTTCAGTTTATACAGCGCGTCACGGATGATACATTAGTGTTACCTATGCCCCCATCATACCGGGAGCAGGAGGTGGAAGTCATCGTTTTGAAAAAAGAACCGTCACTCAAACCTGAACTAACGGTCGAGGAAAAACTGGCGATTCTAAAGAAATACGAAAGGTCTTTCCCGAAATGAGAGCCGGGACCAGATTTTGAGGACGAAATGTATACGCAGGAATAAGAATTTTTCTTGACTCTTCCAGTCTGATCGAATACTCGAAAGGGAATAAAAGAGAACTGATGAGTGAGCTGTTGAGCCGAAGTTACCAACTGGTTTACAATGTTATTGCTACTACAGAGTTTATCTATCACGCCCTCGGACATTATGGACAAAAGGCGCCCCGAACTGTGAAAGAGGCTAATCGCATTCCTACAGTACTTGATAATCACTCCCCGCTTGCGTTGTTCAATTTGTTTGACCAGGTAACAGACAAATACCCCAAAACGGAGGAGGTGATCCGATTGATGACGACCTACAATATGTTGCCCAACGATGTACTTATTCTGGCTCATTGCCTGACTGCGAATATTTCTTTTGTGGGTTCCTATAGTTCTGGTTTTCAAGTACTTTTCCGCAAGGGGGTTGTCCTTATTGACAGCCTTGACGCCTTGGATACTCATTGCCCTGTCTCGTAAGGCTTCGGCTTCCCGTAACCGCGCATCAATAGCAAACCACCGTCGATGGTGATGGTCGAACCAGTCATATAGGTGCCCGATCCAATCAAATCGACCAATACGGCAGCGATTTCGTCGGGTTGCCCCAGTCGCCCGGCAGGTATACCCTCATTTACGTCCTGAAGTAAGGCTGGATTTTCCCAAACGGCCCGATTGATGTCGGTTTGAATAGCCCCAACCGCTACGGTATTGACCCGAATGTTATGCGGGCCTAATTCCATAGCCACACCTTTCATGAGTATTTCCAGTGCTCCTTTGGTCGCTCCGTATAGGCTCAGTCCCAACCCGGGCCGAATACCGTTTACCGATGTGATGGTCCAGATATTTCCCGCTATGGCATGTTTCACCATGTTTCGGGCAACGGTCTGTGTCAGAAACGTGGTGCTTCGAAAGTTGACAGCGTTGAATTGCTCGAAATCGGCTTCGGTTACGTCCAGAAAGTGCTTTTTGTACGATACGCCAGCATTATTCACCAGAATATCCAGCGTTCCCGCCACGGCCCAGGCTTGTTCGCCCAGTTGGATAGCCTGTGCGGTGTCCTGCAAATCAGCCTGAAGTACATACGCCTTAGGTCCGATCTGCCGAATAGTCTCCGCCACCGATTCGGCATCTGCCCGATTTTCGTGGTAATGCACCACTACGTCGCAACCTAGTTTGGCTAGGCGAATCGCAATGGCCTGTCCAATGCCCTGCGATGCGCCGGTGACTAATGCTTTTTTCATTTTGTATTTTTTTCTGACAGGATTTACATGATGAATAGGATTATTTATTCAAAACAAATCATGTCAATTCTGTAAATCCTGTCAGGGAATTTCTAAATCCTGTCGAAAGAAAAATCACATGCCCCCCACTGTCGGATACCAGTCGGGTCGGTAAGGGTCCTGATGGAAACGGGCGTAGTAATCGCCTTTTTCTTCGTAATAGTTCTCGTAATGCTTCATCTTGTCTTCGTCCAGCGACACACCTAAACCGGGGCCGGTCGGGACTTTGATGCAGCCCTTTTCGTACTTCATTAATCCACCTTCAATGATATCGTCGGTGAGGTAGTGGTAATGGGCGTCACCGGCGAAGTTCATCTGTGGAATGGTTGAGGCCGTATGGATCATGGCTGCCAGTTCGATGCCGAATTCTGCCCCTGAGTGCATGGCTACGCCCAGATTGAACGTATTACAAACAGCCGTCAGCTCTTTCACCCCGCGAGGCCCTTCCCAGTAATGAATGTCGGTCAGGATAATATCGACCGAACCCATGCGAATGGCGGGAGCCAGGTCATCGAATTTGGCGGGATACATGTTGGTGGCAATCGGAATCCGTATCTGTTTGCGGACGGCTGCATTTCCTTCCAAGCCCCAGGATGGATCTTCAAAATACTCGATGTTCAGGTCTTCCAGCCGACGCCCGATCTGTACGGCGGTCTGCACCGACCATAGCCCGTTGGGGTCAATGCGTAGCCCGAAATCATCGCCCAATTTCTGGCGGCAGAGTTCCAGCACCCGCGCTTCTTCTTTTGGCGATTTTACCCCCGCTTTCAGCTTCATCGAATTTACGCCCAGGGTTTCATGCAGCTCGACGCAGAAATCGGCCATATCTTCGGGCGTTTCGTCGTTTCCGCCACCGGGTCGGTCATACCGCCAGAACAGGTAGGCAATAAACGGTACTTCATCGCGAATGCGCCCGCCCAACAGGTCGCTTAAGGGCCGATTCAATACCTTGCCCTGAATATCGAGGCAGGCCATTTCGATGGCAGCATACAAGCGGGCATTAGACAGGTAGTAAATACTCCGGAGTACTTTCAGCTTGATCTTTTCGAGATGGAACGGATCTTCGCCGATGATACGCGGTTTTAATTTTTGCAGAGTCCCTCGCTGATCGCCACCGCCCACCTCGCCCAATCCAACGATTCCTTCGTCGGTGAAGATTTCGAGAATGGTTCGCAGGAAATAACCGGGATGCACGCCCGTGTTATGGCGCAGTTGCGCATTGAGGGGAATAGCGACGCAACGAGTGCGGATGTCAATAATTTTCATAAGCGAAAGAGCTTTCGGGCTTTCTGTTTATAAGTCAAGTTGTACTGTAGTTGACTGGCCCTTTGCCAGTGTAAAGGTCTTTTCGATGGTTTTCTTGCCTACGGTCACTTTTACGGTATAGTCGCCGTAGAAACCCCGAAATGTGATCGGTTTTCCATCGGTTAGGGATGTCGTGAACGCGGTTTTCCATTCCCTATTAATCAGATTAGTAAGCGCAGTAAACGCTGGTTTGGGCGAAAAATCGCGATTGAGCAGCCCGCCGTTCCATTTGTCTTCACCTGCTACCGCCGTACCGTCGACGGTATTCCAGTAAATAATGGCTTCTACTGCCGGATGGCTAAACCAGATCCGATAGAAGTTTCGGGTCATTTTAGCCTGCTGTTGCAAACCCGTTTCGTTGTTGGGCAGCGTCGGGAAGGTAATTTCCGATATATGCAGGGGAACGCCGAACGAACCGAGCAAATCCATAGCCCGAAACAGTTCAGTAGGGGTGAGAGCCATGCCTTTCATGGTATTATCGAACATGGGCTGTTCGAATAAGTGAAACTGCATGCCAATACCGTCGATACGGGCTCCTTTTAGTTTCAGGTTCTCAATCAGCAGGTAATAGGGCGTAAACTCCCGTCGGTATCCCTGCCATGAACTGGGTGTATTTTCATTGATAAACAATCGCGTACTTTTTGGAAAATAGGCTTGTGCTGCCTGAAAGGCTTTACTGGCATAGTCGGGAGGCATGGGCACTTTATAGCGCGAAATCAGTAGCTCGTTGGTTACGTCCCAGGTTTTGATGGTTTCACCGTAGCGCTGCGCCAGTTCCTGAATATGCCGATCGATGATCGGCTGCATTTTCGATGTATCGGTTGGCATCCAGTCAGGAATGGCAAACATAGCTTCATCCCAAACGAGGGTATGGCCTCGGGGTGTAATGCCGTGTTTACGGCAAAAATCGAGCGCGACATCTGTGGGTGGTCGGCGGTAAATGGGTTTACTATCGGCGGTGTAGCGCGGCTTTCCCTGCTCAGGTTCCAGCGTTTTCCAGTAAAACGGAATGGTTGCCAGATTGAACATCGACGTAAAAAACGACTCGTACTTTTCGTTTTCCTGCGCTGTCGGAAACCCGTTGAGCATAAAGATATTTGCGCCAAACAGAAACGCATGGTTGGTCTGTCGGATGTCGACGGTTGCTTTGCGGATCGGC
This window of the Spirosoma aerolatum genome carries:
- a CDS encoding PIN domain-containing protein; translated protein: MSELLSRSYQLVYNVIATTEFIYHALGHYGQKAPRTVKEANRIPTVLDNHSPLALFNLFDQVTDKYPKTEEVIRLMTTYNMLPNDVLILAHCLTANISFVGSYSSGFQVLFRKGVVLIDSLDALDTHCPVS
- a CDS encoding SDR family NAD(P)-dependent oxidoreductase — protein: MKKALVTGASQGIGQAIAIRLAKLGCDVVVHYHENRADAESVAETIRQIGPKAYVLQADLQDTAQAIQLGEQAWAVAGTLDILVNNAGVSYKKHFLDVTEADFEQFNAVNFRSTTFLTQTVARNMVKHAIAGNIWTITSVNGIRPGLGLSLYGATKGALEILMKGVAMELGPHNIRVNTVAVGAIQTDINRAVWENPALLQDVNEGIPAGRLGQPDEIAAVLVDLIGSGTYMTGSTITIDGGLLLMRGYGKPKPYETGQ
- a CDS encoding enolase C-terminal domain-like protein; its protein translation is MKIIDIRTRCVAIPLNAQLRHNTGVHPGYFLRTILEIFTDEGIVGLGEVGGGDQRGTLQKLKPRIIGEDPFHLEKIKLKVLRSIYYLSNARLYAAIEMACLDIQGKVLNRPLSDLLGGRIRDEVPFIAYLFWRYDRPGGGNDETPEDMADFCVELHETLGVNSMKLKAGVKSPKEEARVLELCRQKLGDDFGLRIDPNGLWSVQTAVQIGRRLEDLNIEYFEDPSWGLEGNAAVRKQIRIPIATNMYPAKFDDLAPAIRMGSVDIILTDIHYWEGPRGVKELTAVCNTFNLGVAMHSGAEFGIELAAMIHTASTIPQMNFAGDAHYHYLTDDIIEGGLMKYEKGCIKVPTGPGLGVSLDEDKMKHYENYYEEKGDYYARFHQDPYRPDWYPTVGGM
- a CDS encoding endo-1,4-beta-xylanase, producing MRYLLIALLFVTVQSMAQSARYDSLWSDPAIEARIQQGIETHRKGDCTLTLVDKQGKPIRKATVDIRQTNHAFLFGANIFMLNGFPTAQENEKYESFFTSMFNLATIPFYWKTLEPEQGKPRYTADSKPIYRRPPTDVALDFCRKHGITPRGHTLVWDEAMFAIPDWMPTDTSKMQPIIDRHIQELAQRYGETIKTWDVTNELLISRYKVPMPPDYASKAFQAAQAYFPKSTRLFINENTPSSWQGYRREFTPYYLLIENLKLKGARIDGIGMQFHLFEQPMFDNTMKGMALTPTELFRAMDLLGSFGVPLHISEITFPTLPNNETGLQQQAKMTRNFYRIWFSHPAVEAIIYWNTVDGTAVAGEDKWNGGLLNRDFSPKPAFTALTNLINREWKTAFTTSLTDGKPITFRGFYGDYTVKVTVGKKTIEKTFTLAKGQSTTVQLDL